A stretch of the Sphingobacterium thalpophilum genome encodes the following:
- a CDS encoding DUF4973 domain-containing protein, producing the protein MNKLYKLLLLAISLFICGSCNDEWKDEQFQHYVSFKAPLENEGVTNIYVRYRESVKTTFYQPLEVSGSTTNDTDLRVNIGVDADTLGVINYARFQNREDFYYKQLPENYYTIPPIVNLKSGDNTGLLPIDFSLKGIDMVEKWVLPLTILDDPSNTYKANPRKHYRKALLRINPFNNYSGTYSGTALKVVMEGHENETPIVKSEIKSYVVDEHTIFFYAGNIDEERKDRKNYKVFATFNDKGGVSFHAENPNMKFKVNKDASYTVSEQMDAVRPYLLHRYITLNNIDYEFTDYTLVSTTAIKFKVSGSLILERQLNTQIPDEDQAIEW; encoded by the coding sequence ATGAATAAGTTATATAAACTGTTGCTGTTGGCCATTTCACTTTTTATCTGTGGCTCATGTAACGACGAATGGAAGGACGAGCAATTTCAACATTATGTTTCTTTTAAGGCCCCTTTAGAAAACGAGGGGGTCACTAACATCTACGTCCGGTATCGAGAAAGTGTTAAGACAACTTTTTATCAACCCTTGGAAGTTAGTGGGTCGACTACAAATGATACAGATCTGCGGGTTAACATAGGTGTCGATGCTGATACGCTCGGCGTGATCAACTATGCGCGCTTCCAGAACAGAGAGGACTTTTATTATAAACAATTGCCTGAAAATTACTATACCATTCCTCCAATCGTCAATCTTAAATCTGGAGATAACACCGGACTATTGCCGATAGACTTTTCCTTAAAGGGCATCGATATGGTGGAAAAATGGGTGCTTCCCTTGACCATATTGGATGACCCGTCCAACACCTACAAAGCCAATCCCCGCAAACATTATAGAAAAGCGTTGTTGCGCATCAATCCTTTCAACAATTATTCGGGGACCTATAGCGGGACCGCCCTGAAAGTCGTTATGGAAGGGCATGAAAACGAAACGCCGATCGTAAAAAGCGAGATCAAGAGTTATGTCGTCGATGAACATACGATTTTCTTTTATGCCGGAAATATTGATGAGGAGCGTAAGGATAGGAAAAATTATAAGGTTTTTGCTACGTTTAACGATAAAGGAGGGGTAAGTTTTCATGCCGAAAACCCTAATATGAAATTTAAAGTCAATAAAGATGCAAGCTATACGGTATCCGAGCAGATGGACGCTGTTCGTCCTTATCTATTGCACCGGTACATTACCCTTAACAATATTGATTATGAATTCACCGATTACACCTTGGTTTCGACTACGGCTATTAAGTTCAAGGTATCCGGTTCATTAATATTGGAACGTCAGCTCAATACGCAGATCCCCGACGAGGATCAAGCGATTGAATGGTAA
- a CDS encoding aspartate/glutamate racemase family protein — translation MIGIVGGLGPYAGLDIARKIIDETVAKSDQEHLPLLLFSCPGLIPDRTAYLLDRTNENPARAIAAVLKQLEQAGATVAAIPSNTAHAAPIFSVIQDEMAQFGSQLKLLHIVHETVRFVEQNYPQSTVGVLSTASPESYGLYRELFMKKGFSVVEPESAQQDKVNSAIYDKDYGIKAQPEPVANKAREDLLMVMDELKKQGAQVIVLGCAELPLAIPERDHNGMAVVDPNRVLARALVHAVYPAKLRAL, via the coding sequence ATGATTGGTATAGTAGGAGGGCTTGGCCCTTATGCGGGCTTAGACATAGCCCGTAAAATCATTGATGAGACAGTGGCAAAGTCCGATCAGGAACATTTGCCACTGTTGTTGTTTTCTTGTCCCGGTCTGATTCCGGACCGTACAGCTTATTTATTGGATCGTACAAATGAAAATCCGGCTAGAGCCATTGCGGCGGTATTAAAGCAGCTGGAGCAGGCTGGTGCGACTGTTGCAGCCATACCATCCAATACGGCCCATGCAGCACCCATCTTTTCGGTCATTCAGGATGAGATGGCCCAGTTCGGCAGTCAGCTGAAATTGCTGCATATCGTCCATGAGACGGTGCGCTTTGTCGAGCAGAATTATCCGCAAAGTACAGTTGGCGTGCTGTCGACGGCAAGTCCCGAATCGTACGGTTTGTACCGGGAACTCTTCATGAAAAAAGGATTCTCTGTGGTCGAGCCCGAAAGTGCGCAGCAGGACAAAGTAAACAGTGCGATCTACGATAAGGATTACGGGATCAAGGCCCAGCCGGAGCCTGTTGCCAACAAAGCGAGAGAAGACCTGCTGATGGTGATGGATGAACTGAAGAAACAAGGGGCACAGGTTATTGTGCTGGGGTGCGCAGAGTTGCCATTGGCCATTCCAGAACGAGATCATAACGGCATGGCCGTGGTCGACCCAAACCGTGTCCTTGCTCGTGCACTTGTCCATGCAGTATATCCTGCTAAGCTCAGGGCACTCTGA
- a CDS encoding RagB/SusD family nutrient uptake outer membrane protein, which yields MQRNKLYIVITLVLGASLVSSCKKDYLKSDQYFKDRLNIEKTFKSKRYSEEWLAHIFEEFKGENADVASKGLTPHCFADDMYYGDRDKDYDPSKNELSYNMFKMGQYTESDKQGTWVQSYRGIRNASTFIQYIYMNTEMSAVEISDYRGQARFARAYLYWLLLRKYGPIPLLPDEGLDYTDSYDDLAISRNTYEECAEYISNELLQAAKEMEALGMKRGQDGSARPTVGAALAARAKVLLYAASPLANGNNSSYAALLVDKQGKRLLSADYKEEKWAKAAAAARDVMELGIYQLYTAPFQETGDDATITPPQDHNFSDKNWPAGWANIDPEKSYAQVFDGTLSASGNPELIFTRGKNQQNEGVDQMVIHQLPRSATGWNTHGLTQKLVDAYYMNDGTDVPGKDNEIGRGNGSHRVAGYVSQEDYNAKKYRPLRPGVSLQYANREPRFYASVAFNGSFWTLLNETKEENRNKQIFYYSADPKGNGFNSANGYWLRTGFGVKKFVHPSDTYEGGLGSRIVAKAEPAIRYADILLMYAEALNELSGSYTVPSWRGGSYTISRDIAEIKKGIQPVRIRGGVPDYAASTYSSKDELRKTIKRERFIELMGEGQRYYDLRRWMDAPVEESLPVYGCNVLMNEQERDLFHQPVAVWTLKTTFADKMWFWPISHTELKRNKNLTQNPGWTYND from the coding sequence ATGCAACGAAACAAATTATATATTGTGATAACGCTTGTCCTGGGAGCAAGTCTTGTCTCATCTTGCAAAAAAGATTATCTCAAGTCGGATCAGTATTTTAAGGATCGGCTCAATATAGAGAAAACCTTTAAAAGTAAGCGCTATTCGGAAGAATGGTTAGCCCATATATTTGAGGAATTTAAAGGTGAGAATGCCGATGTCGCCAGCAAGGGATTGACACCACATTGTTTTGCAGATGACATGTATTATGGTGATCGTGACAAAGATTATGACCCGTCGAAGAATGAATTGTCGTATAATATGTTCAAAATGGGGCAATATACCGAAAGTGATAAGCAGGGTACATGGGTACAGTCCTATCGCGGTATTCGTAATGCGTCAACCTTCATTCAGTATATTTATATGAATACGGAAATGTCGGCTGTTGAAATATCGGATTATCGCGGTCAGGCACGTTTTGCCCGGGCCTATCTCTATTGGTTACTGCTTCGTAAATACGGCCCGATTCCGTTATTGCCCGACGAGGGGCTAGATTATACCGACAGTTACGACGATTTGGCTATTTCGAGAAATACCTATGAAGAATGTGCTGAATATATCAGTAATGAATTGTTGCAGGCCGCTAAGGAGATGGAAGCTCTCGGTATGAAGCGTGGACAAGATGGTTCAGCACGTCCGACTGTTGGAGCTGCATTAGCTGCGCGGGCCAAGGTACTACTCTATGCCGCGAGCCCATTGGCCAATGGCAATAACTCAAGCTATGCGGCATTGCTGGTGGATAAACAAGGGAAACGTCTGCTCTCTGCAGATTATAAGGAGGAAAAATGGGCCAAAGCAGCGGCGGCGGCGCGGGATGTGATGGAACTGGGCATATATCAGCTGTATACAGCTCCTTTTCAGGAGACCGGTGATGACGCGACTATCACACCTCCTCAGGATCATAATTTTTCCGATAAAAATTGGCCTGCAGGCTGGGCCAATATAGATCCTGAAAAATCTTACGCTCAAGTTTTCGATGGCACACTTTCCGCTTCGGGTAACCCCGAATTAATCTTTACACGCGGGAAAAATCAGCAGAATGAGGGGGTTGACCAAATGGTAATCCATCAATTACCGCGTTCTGCAACAGGATGGAATACACATGGGCTCACGCAGAAGCTGGTGGACGCCTACTACATGAATGATGGTACAGATGTGCCTGGTAAAGATAATGAAATCGGGCGTGGAAATGGTTCACACAGAGTTGCGGGTTACGTTAGCCAGGAAGATTATAACGCAAAAAAATACAGGCCATTACGTCCGGGAGTTTCGCTGCAATATGCTAACCGTGAGCCTCGGTTTTATGCCTCGGTGGCTTTTAATGGCAGCTTTTGGACTTTGCTTAACGAGACGAAAGAGGAAAATCGCAACAAACAAATCTTTTATTATAGCGCGGACCCCAAAGGAAATGGCTTTAACTCTGCTAATGGATATTGGTTGCGCACAGGCTTTGGGGTGAAAAAGTTTGTTCACCCAAGTGATACGTACGAAGGCGGCCTTGGCTCACGTATTGTCGCTAAGGCCGAACCTGCTATCCGTTACGCAGATATTCTGCTTATGTATGCAGAAGCATTAAATGAGTTAAGCGGTTCATATACCGTGCCGTCTTGGCGAGGCGGAAGTTATACGATAAGCCGTGACATCGCCGAAATTAAGAAAGGTATTCAGCCTGTGCGCATCCGTGGCGGCGTACCTGATTATGCTGCCAGTACCTATAGTAGTAAAGACGAACTGCGCAAAACGATAAAGCGAGAGCGTTTTATCGAACTTATGGGCGAAGGGCAACGTTATTACGATTTACGACGCTGGATGGATGCGCCGGTTGAAGAATCCTTGCCTGTGTACGGATGCAATGTCTTGATGAATGAGCAGGAACGGGATCTTTTTCATCAGCCCGTCGCCGTCTGGACATTAAAAACAACTTTTGCAGACAAAATGTGGTTCTGGCCGATCAGTCATACCGAACTTAAACGCAATAAAAACCTGACACAGAACCCAGGATGGACCTATAACGATTAA
- the xseA gene encoding exodeoxyribonuclease VII large subunit → MPELIHDRTIFSLLEVSRSIQKTLAERYKSLYWIKAEMNKLNHYTHSGHCYPELVEKQDGKIVAEIRSTLWKADFNRINSNFLKVAQEPLREGITMLFQAAISYDPMYGLSLRIVDIDPTFTLGELEKEKLESIRKLKEEGIYGANKMLPFPLVPKRIAIISVETSKGLSDFYKIIHQNPWGYRLECTLFPALLQGDKSIPSIIRQLAVVAERISEFDVVAIIRGGGGEVGLSSYNNYLLARAIAIFPIPVLTGIGHSTNYTVSEMVAYKNAITPSELADFLIQKFHNFAIPIDRSAEGIQQLVRSRFKEERNMLSQLTTQIQWAGKRELQGARTRVQDLQNELRALIRLRFYEHRTALDHTERIVQLSDPMRLLKQGFSITKVNGRLLQSIEQLSPGDVIHTLLENGTVVSTVLDMQPADTTKENHKPDDN, encoded by the coding sequence ATGCCAGAACTGATTCACGATAGAACGATTTTTTCCCTGCTGGAGGTAAGCCGCAGTATCCAGAAGACATTGGCCGAACGGTACAAGAGTTTATATTGGATCAAGGCAGAAATGAACAAACTCAACCACTACACCCATTCGGGGCATTGTTACCCCGAACTGGTTGAAAAGCAGGACGGCAAAATAGTCGCTGAGATCAGATCGACCCTGTGGAAGGCCGATTTTAACCGCATCAATTCCAATTTTCTGAAAGTTGCACAGGAACCGCTCAGGGAAGGCATAACGATGCTGTTTCAGGCGGCCATTTCCTACGATCCTATGTATGGTTTGAGTTTAAGAATAGTGGATATCGATCCGACCTTTACTTTGGGGGAGCTCGAAAAAGAAAAACTGGAAAGTATCCGTAAACTTAAGGAAGAGGGAATCTATGGTGCCAACAAAATGCTACCATTTCCGCTAGTTCCGAAAAGGATAGCAATTATTTCGGTAGAAACCAGCAAAGGCCTTTCCGACTTTTACAAGATCATTCATCAGAACCCCTGGGGCTATAGGCTAGAGTGCACGCTGTTTCCTGCGCTGCTACAAGGCGATAAGTCCATTCCTTCCATCATCAGGCAGTTAGCGGTTGTCGCGGAACGCATCTCTGAATTTGACGTTGTTGCCATTATTCGCGGCGGCGGTGGCGAGGTGGGCCTATCGAGCTATAACAATTATCTGCTGGCACGGGCTATAGCGATCTTTCCAATCCCGGTATTAACTGGAATTGGCCATTCTACCAACTATACAGTAAGTGAGATGGTCGCCTACAAGAATGCTATAACGCCCAGTGAGCTTGCCGACTTTCTGATTCAGAAGTTCCATAATTTTGCGATCCCCATAGACAGATCTGCAGAAGGAATACAGCAACTTGTCCGCTCCCGTTTTAAGGAAGAGCGCAACATGCTCTCCCAACTGACGACTCAGATCCAGTGGGCTGGCAAAAGAGAGCTCCAAGGGGCTCGTACCCGCGTGCAGGATCTCCAGAATGAACTCCGTGCACTTATCCGCCTACGTTTCTATGAACACCGTACCGCATTGGATCATACCGAACGCATCGTGCAGCTGTCGGACCCGATGCGTCTGCTAAAACAGGGTTTTTCGATCACAAAAGTCAATGGCAGATTACTTCAGTCCATTGAGCAGCTCTCGCCAGGGGATGTCATCCACACGCTATTGGAAAATGGCACTGTTGTCAGCACCGTTCTGGACATGCAGCCTGCCGATACGACAAAAGAAAATCACAAACCGGACGATAATTAA
- a CDS encoding IPT/TIG domain-containing protein, translated as MRTKQVAHGRQRLRSRLWVFMLLMLGLWACKNDTPEIGGEAAPFDPSKPVVVSDFAPKSGGMGQRLVIYGKNFGNDPKNVEVFIGGKKAIVINVLGESLYCLVPKQAFKGDIEVRVGGDEKPVVGKAEALFDYQRKLVVSTLAGYRNARGDEPWKDGKFKDADENKMASGFWLSSFMKFDPLNPKHLWVTFDENNGLYLINFEDSTITKKRSDFSRPRSVDFSLDGKYMIVAQDRGGENDESTLLFSRARNFLDKEVLTKSKQCNGASIHPVNGEMYFNSYAKGEFYRFDLNQYFIDKTTKSEFLYVIQDPQWEYRALIHPSGNYAYILVINQGYIMRADYNWEKKRFNQPYLICGKVRESGYKDGVGSSARVNQPYQGVFVKNQAYVDAGKPDVYDFYFTDMMNHAIRVLTPEGAVTTFAGRGSSSLNSNPYGYVNGDLREEARFDRPSGIAYNEKEGAFYIGDRENRRIRKIALEEMDENDQD; from the coding sequence ATGAGAACAAAACAAGTAGCCCACGGAAGGCAGCGCCTCCGTAGCAGACTTTGGGTTTTTATGCTACTCATGCTTGGACTCTGGGCATGCAAAAATGATACACCTGAGATTGGCGGTGAGGCAGCACCTTTCGATCCATCTAAACCTGTTGTGGTCTCCGACTTTGCACCCAAATCAGGCGGAATGGGGCAACGGCTAGTAATCTATGGAAAGAATTTTGGCAATGATCCAAAAAATGTAGAAGTCTTTATCGGCGGGAAAAAAGCTATAGTAATCAATGTTTTGGGTGAGTCACTTTATTGTCTGGTGCCCAAGCAGGCTTTTAAAGGAGATATTGAGGTGCGTGTGGGCGGAGACGAAAAACCTGTTGTCGGCAAAGCAGAAGCGCTTTTTGACTATCAACGCAAACTGGTTGTGTCAACCTTGGCTGGTTATAGAAATGCACGTGGTGATGAGCCCTGGAAAGACGGTAAGTTTAAAGATGCGGATGAAAACAAGATGGCCAGCGGTTTTTGGCTGTCGTCGTTCATGAAGTTTGATCCGCTTAACCCAAAACACTTGTGGGTTACATTCGATGAAAATAACGGTCTTTACCTGATTAATTTCGAGGACAGTACAATCACCAAAAAACGCTCAGATTTCAGTCGACCGCGAAGCGTTGACTTTTCACTGGATGGGAAATATATGATTGTAGCGCAAGACAGGGGAGGTGAAAATGATGAGTCTACCTTATTATTTTCCCGAGCAAGGAATTTTTTGGATAAAGAAGTACTGACAAAAAGCAAGCAATGCAATGGGGCATCTATCCACCCGGTCAATGGTGAAATGTACTTCAATAGCTATGCAAAAGGCGAATTTTACCGTTTCGACCTGAATCAATATTTTATAGATAAAACGACTAAATCAGAGTTCTTATATGTAATCCAGGATCCGCAGTGGGAATATCGGGCGCTGATCCATCCAAGTGGAAATTATGCCTATATCTTGGTCATCAATCAAGGATATATTATGCGGGCCGATTACAATTGGGAAAAAAAGCGATTCAACCAACCCTATCTTATCTGTGGCAAAGTCCGGGAATCTGGTTATAAAGATGGAGTCGGGTCTTCGGCACGGGTCAATCAGCCTTATCAAGGGGTATTCGTCAAAAATCAGGCATATGTGGATGCCGGTAAGCCAGACGTATATGATTTTTATTTTACAGACATGATGAATCATGCGATCCGTGTACTTACACCGGAAGGTGCTGTGACAACTTTTGCCGGCAGGGGAAGTTCAAGTCTCAATAGCAATCCCTATGGTTATGTCAATGGAGACCTGCGCGAAGAAGCCCGTTTTGACCGCCCATCGGGCATCGCCTATAATGAAAAAGAAGGTGCTTTTTATATCGGGGATCGCGAGAATAGACGAATCCGCAAAATAGCATTGGAAGAAATGGATGAAAATGACCAAGATTAA
- a CDS encoding SusC/RagA family TonB-linked outer membrane protein, with product MMNKIVLTCMLLLGITFSALAQDIVEVTGVVVDPQKIPLIGVSISVKDAPGLGTTTDNKGHYKIKVERYKTLVFSSVGYQKQEILVKDVHSINVTLKESETSVLDEVVVTGTGTQRTLTSTAATSSVDLSTMKGNPTSSISNALIGNAPGVLGMMQSGQPGKNITEFWIRGISTFGGGASALILVDNIERDINDINIEDIETINILKDAAVTAIYGSKGANGVILITTKRGKDGKISINFKDENIYNTRTITPEFEDGVSYANLLNEARITRNFEPIYQPEELEILRLGLDPDLYPNVNWKDLLLKDGAMTYRANLNMTGGGATARYFLSGSYIDEGGMYKTDETLRNDYNTNANYKRYNYRLNTDINVTKSTVLKIGVAGSLNKRNSPGLGDNDFWGVLFGYSPIRTPVLYSNGYVPAIGTGNQTNPWVVATQTGYNENWQNKIQTNISIEQNFDFITKGLRFRGIIGYDTNNDNNIYRRKWPEQWRAERARDENGNLIFTHISDPRELFQESSASGDRREFYDMMFNYDRSIGNHNIGAVARFTRDALVRTVNLGDDIKNGIARRNQALAGRVTYNWKSRYIADFNFGYNGSENFAPGRQYGFFPAVSGAWNIGEEPFVKDNISWMNMFKVRYSWGRVGNDQLAGGARFPYLSTISEVDGGYDWADYGFIRSYQAIKYSQVASPNVTWEIATKRNLGFDLALFKDKIIANLDFFNEKRTGIYMARNYLPALVGLESVPSANVGAVKSSGFDGRLLYNQKVGEVNLTARSNITYSKNEITEIDEENNVYGYQNQKGYRVDQAKGLIALGLFKDYDDIRNSPKQTFGTYQPGDIKYKDVNGDGIIDDGDRVAIGATRRPNLVYGVGVSASWKSLDVSVHFQGAGKSTFFTYGKTVYAFSEGEWGQVLKGVMGDNRWISADISGDPSTENPNASYPRLSYGPNPNNFRESTFWLKNGQYVRLKTIDIGYTLPKELTNRIKTNSIRIFVVGSNLFTWSKFKLWDPELATPRGEDYPLPKSFTFGINVNL from the coding sequence ATGATGAATAAAATAGTATTAACCTGTATGTTGCTTCTCGGTATCACCTTCAGTGCGTTGGCACAGGATATTGTGGAAGTAACCGGAGTTGTTGTTGATCCTCAAAAAATTCCATTGATAGGGGTCAGTATTTCTGTGAAAGACGCACCCGGTCTAGGCACAACGACGGACAATAAGGGGCATTATAAGATAAAGGTCGAACGCTACAAAACGCTAGTCTTCTCCTCTGTCGGATATCAAAAACAAGAGATTCTTGTTAAAGATGTCCATTCTATTAATGTGACATTGAAAGAGTCGGAAACCAGCGTGTTAGATGAAGTCGTCGTAACGGGTACCGGTACGCAACGGACGCTCACATCGACTGCTGCAACCAGTAGTGTGGATCTGAGTACGATGAAAGGGAATCCGACATCGAGCATAAGCAACGCGCTGATCGGAAATGCGCCCGGGGTCTTGGGGATGATGCAGTCGGGCCAGCCCGGAAAGAATATTACTGAGTTCTGGATCCGCGGTATTTCTACCTTTGGTGGAGGAGCCTCAGCGCTTATTTTGGTCGATAATATTGAACGGGATATTAATGATATCAATATTGAAGATATCGAAACCATTAATATCCTTAAGGATGCAGCCGTGACCGCGATTTATGGTTCCAAAGGAGCAAATGGCGTTATCTTAATCACAACCAAGCGTGGTAAAGACGGTAAAATTAGTATCAACTTCAAAGATGAGAATATTTACAATACCCGCACGATTACCCCTGAATTTGAAGATGGTGTTAGCTATGCCAATTTATTGAACGAGGCACGTATTACACGGAATTTTGAACCCATTTATCAACCCGAGGAACTGGAAATCTTACGTTTGGGATTGGATCCAGACCTTTATCCGAATGTCAACTGGAAAGACCTCTTACTAAAAGATGGCGCAATGACTTACCGTGCTAATCTCAATATGACCGGCGGTGGAGCTACTGCGCGTTATTTTTTGTCCGGAAGTTATATCGATGAAGGTGGTATGTATAAAACCGACGAAACATTGCGGAATGACTACAATACAAATGCGAACTACAAAAGATATAATTATCGGTTGAATACAGATATTAATGTGACCAAAAGCACGGTGTTAAAAATCGGTGTTGCTGGTTCGCTCAATAAAAGAAATAGCCCCGGCTTGGGAGATAATGATTTTTGGGGAGTGTTATTTGGTTACTCACCAATTCGGACACCAGTACTATACTCAAATGGATATGTTCCTGCCATTGGCACCGGCAATCAGACCAATCCCTGGGTCGTGGCCACACAGACAGGGTACAATGAAAATTGGCAAAATAAGATACAGACGAATATTTCCATCGAACAAAATTTTGATTTTATAACCAAAGGGCTACGTTTTAGAGGTATTATTGGTTACGACACAAATAATGATAATAATATTTACCGCCGAAAATGGCCGGAGCAATGGCGGGCAGAGCGCGCCCGGGATGAAAATGGAAATTTAATATTTACTCATATTTCCGATCCGCGTGAGTTATTTCAGGAAAGTAGCGCTAGTGGTGACCGTCGCGAATTTTACGATATGATGTTCAACTATGACCGAAGTATAGGGAACCATAATATTGGTGCTGTTGCCCGTTTTACGCGCGATGCACTCGTTCGAACCGTCAATCTTGGCGATGATATTAAAAATGGAATCGCAAGAAGGAATCAGGCCTTAGCGGGACGTGTTACCTACAATTGGAAATCGCGTTATATCGCCGATTTTAATTTTGGTTATAATGGCTCGGAAAACTTTGCTCCGGGGAGGCAATATGGTTTTTTCCCGGCTGTTTCAGGGGCATGGAATATTGGGGAGGAACCTTTTGTGAAGGATAATATCTCTTGGATGAATATGTTTAAGGTCCGCTATTCTTGGGGAAGAGTGGGTAACGACCAATTGGCCGGAGGAGCACGGTTCCCTTATTTATCGACGATCTCGGAAGTTGATGGTGGATATGACTGGGCCGATTATGGGTTTATTCGATCGTATCAGGCAATTAAATATAGCCAGGTGGCCTCCCCAAATGTGACGTGGGAAATAGCGACGAAAAGGAACTTAGGATTTGATTTGGCACTCTTTAAGGATAAAATTATTGCCAACCTGGATTTCTTTAATGAAAAACGTACGGGCATTTATATGGCTCGGAATTATTTGCCTGCTCTCGTGGGATTGGAATCCGTTCCTAGTGCCAATGTGGGTGCGGTAAAATCCAGCGGTTTTGATGGTCGTCTATTATATAACCAGAAAGTAGGGGAAGTAAATTTAACTGCCAGAAGTAATATAACCTATAGTAAGAATGAGATTACGGAAATTGACGAAGAAAACAATGTCTATGGTTATCAAAATCAAAAAGGATATCGTGTTGACCAGGCGAAAGGGCTTATCGCTTTAGGCTTGTTTAAAGATTATGATGATATACGTAATAGCCCGAAACAAACATTCGGTACATACCAGCCCGGAGATATCAAATATAAGGATGTTAACGGCGATGGTATCATAGACGATGGTGACCGTGTTGCTATTGGCGCTACGAGACGCCCCAACCTGGTTTATGGGGTGGGTGTATCAGCAAGCTGGAAAAGTCTCGACGTCAGTGTCCACTTTCAGGGAGCGGGAAAATCGACCTTCTTTACCTATGGAAAAACAGTATATGCTTTTAGCGAGGGAGAGTGGGGACAGGTGTTAAAAGGAGTAATGGGCGATAACCGCTGGATTTCTGCCGATATATCGGGCGATCCATCCACCGAAAACCCGAATGCATCATATCCACGATTAAGCTATGGGCCCAATCCGAACAACTTTAGGGAATCGACCTTTTGGTTGAAAAACGGCCAATATGTGCGGTTGAAAACCATCGATATTGGGTATACATTGCCGAAAGAGCTAACGAATCGTATCAAAACCAATAGCATTCGGATTTTTGTCGTGGGATCGAATCTATTCACCTGGTCAAAATTCAAGCTTTGGGACCCGGAGCTGGCGACGCCACGGGGAGAAGATTACCCATTGCCTAAGTCATTTACCTTTGGCATCAATGTTAACCTATAA
- the xseB gene encoding exodeoxyribonuclease VII small subunit produces MDPTNYTYTDAYNELQSIVRDIENGTTNIDELAEKISRASLLIEVCRAKLTATEDEVSSLLQKISPAQEPDQEE; encoded by the coding sequence ATGGATCCAACAAACTACACCTATACCGATGCCTACAATGAGCTGCAATCCATTGTAAGAGACATTGAAAACGGCACAACGAATATCGATGAGCTGGCCGAAAAAATCAGTCGGGCCTCTCTGCTCATCGAGGTATGCAGAGCCAAGTTAACGGCCACCGAAGACGAAGTCAGCAGCTTACTGCAGAAGATATCTCCTGCGCAGGAGCCCGACCAAGAGGAATAA